Proteins encoded within one genomic window of Cellulomonas flavigena DSM 20109:
- a CDS encoding MerR family DNA-binding protein, translating to MAERAGLTTKALRFYEQAGVLPVPARAASGYRDYDQGVLTRLGFVRAAQAAGLTLAEIRTIIEVRESEGPPCEHVTALLDRHAAALDVRIAELEATRTEVRRLRDRAATLDPAACGEDGVCQVLPTGAPVSGATPAATPTVRTAGR from the coding sequence GTGGCCGAGCGCGCCGGCCTGACCACGAAGGCGCTGCGGTTCTACGAGCAGGCCGGGGTCCTGCCTGTGCCCGCCCGGGCGGCCTCCGGATACCGGGACTACGACCAGGGCGTGCTCACGCGGCTGGGGTTCGTTCGCGCCGCTCAGGCTGCCGGGCTCACCCTTGCTGAGATCCGCACGATCATCGAGGTCCGAGAGAGCGAGGGCCCACCGTGCGAGCACGTCACCGCCCTGCTTGACCGGCATGCTGCCGCGCTCGACGTGCGCATCGCCGAGCTCGAGGCGACCCGCACGGAGGTTCGGCGGCTGCGGGACCGCGCCGCCACCCTGGACCCGGCAGCCTGCGGCGAGGACGGCGTCTGCCAGGTCCTACCGACCGGCGCACCCGTCAGCGGCGCGACGCCCGCCGCCACGCCCACAGTGCGCACGGCCGGCAGATGA
- a CDS encoding heavy-metal-associated domain-containing protein, whose translation MSTTTYEVIGMTCGHCVSSVTAEVSKLAGVDDVDVALVQGGASRVTVSSSAPLPLDDVRAAVDEAGYDLVGESA comes from the coding sequence ATGAGCACCACCACGTACGAGGTCATCGGGATGACCTGCGGCCACTGCGTCTCGTCCGTCACCGCGGAGGTCAGCAAGCTGGCTGGCGTGGACGACGTCGACGTCGCCCTGGTGCAGGGCGGCGCGTCCCGAGTGACGGTCAGCAGCAGCGCACCGCTGCCGCTGGACGACGTCCGCGCGGCCGTCGACGAGGCGGGGTACGACCTGGTGGGCGAGTCGGCATGA
- the merA gene encoding mercury(II) reductase encodes MTFPRTGTSTVPGMDENTWDLVVVGTGAAAMAAGIEARSRGKRVLLVEHGPLGGTCLNIGCIPSKNLLAAAGQRHRALANPFPMVPTTAGEVDVPALMGRKQDLIDGLRQAKYEDVAAAHGFPIRHGHARFVDEATLHVEDEPVRAAAYVIATGAAPHLPDLPGLHDVAYLTSTTAMEQQQLPASMVVIGGGYVGLEQAQLWSHLGVHVTLIGRVAPHTEPEVADVLRAAFLTDGIQLLEEHAVAVERGADDTVLVHTASGRTANGERLLVATGRAADTTGLGLDDAGVATDARGFIVVDTHQRTTNPRIYAAGDVTGAPQYVYVAARTGHAAAAGALGDPTAVDYRGLPGVVFTTPQLASAGLTEQRALELGHTCDCRVLTAQDIPRALVNQDPRGVLKLVTDAHTRQILGVHAALDGAGELMLAATYAIKFGLTIDDIADTWAPYLTMSEALRLAAGLFRTNIPTSCCA; translated from the coding sequence TTGACCTTCCCCCGCACTGGAACCTCTACCGTCCCCGGCATGGACGAGAACACCTGGGACCTGGTCGTGGTCGGCACCGGGGCAGCGGCGATGGCCGCCGGTATCGAAGCCCGCTCGCGCGGCAAGCGCGTCCTGCTCGTCGAGCACGGCCCGCTCGGCGGGACGTGCCTGAACATCGGGTGCATCCCGAGCAAGAACCTGCTCGCCGCCGCCGGGCAGCGCCACCGCGCCCTGGCCAACCCCTTCCCGATGGTCCCCACCACCGCCGGCGAGGTCGACGTGCCCGCGCTGATGGGGCGCAAGCAGGACCTGATCGACGGGCTGCGGCAAGCCAAGTACGAGGACGTCGCCGCCGCGCACGGCTTCCCGATCCGGCACGGGCACGCACGGTTCGTCGACGAGGCGACGCTGCACGTCGAGGACGAGCCGGTCCGGGCGGCGGCCTACGTCATCGCCACGGGCGCCGCGCCGCACCTGCCGGACCTGCCCGGACTGCACGACGTCGCCTACCTCACCTCGACCACCGCGATGGAGCAGCAGCAGCTGCCCGCGTCGATGGTCGTCATCGGCGGCGGCTACGTCGGGCTCGAGCAGGCGCAGCTGTGGTCCCACCTCGGAGTGCACGTGACCCTGATCGGCCGAGTCGCACCGCACACCGAACCCGAGGTCGCCGACGTGCTGCGCGCCGCGTTCCTCACCGACGGCATCCAGCTCCTCGAGGAGCACGCCGTCGCCGTCGAGCGCGGGGCCGACGACACAGTCCTCGTGCACACCGCCAGCGGCCGAACGGCGAACGGCGAACGGCTGCTGGTCGCGACCGGCCGGGCGGCCGACACCACCGGCCTCGGCCTCGACGACGCCGGCGTCGCGACGGACGCCCGCGGCTTCATCGTCGTCGACACCCACCAGCGCACCACCAACCCGCGCATCTACGCCGCCGGCGACGTCACCGGAGCACCTCAGTACGTCTACGTCGCCGCGCGGACCGGACACGCGGCGGCCGCTGGCGCCCTCGGCGACCCCACCGCGGTCGACTACCGCGGCCTTCCCGGCGTCGTCTTCACCACCCCGCAGCTCGCCTCGGCCGGACTCACTGAACAGCGCGCCCTCGAACTCGGGCACACCTGCGACTGCCGGGTCCTCACAGCTCAGGACATCCCCCGCGCCCTGGTCAACCAAGACCCACGAGGCGTCCTGAAGCTCGTCACCGACGCCCACACCCGCCAGATCCTCGGCGTCCACGCCGCACTCGACGGCGCCGGGGAACTCATGCTCGCCGCCACCTACGCCATCAAGTTCGGCCTCACCATCGACGACATCGCCGACACCTGGGCGCCCTACCTCACGATGAGCGAAGCGCTGCGCCTTGCCGCCGGACTCTTCCGCACCAACATCCCAACCAGCTGCTGCGCCTAA
- a CDS encoding heavy metal translocating P-type ATPase — MTCSSCAARIEKRLNRMPGVEASVNYATEKAKVTLPEGTSLADAVAVVEATGYTARLRPSARSQPAAASDAAAPSRDDETAALRHRLVLSAVLTAPVLALSMVEPLQFDNWQWLSLTLAAPVVAWGAWPFHRAAWANARHAAATMDTLISVGVLAAFGWSLYALFFGAAGRPGMRMAFDIVPDRGGGGHEIYLEVAAAVTVFILLGRYFEARAQKRSGAALRALMELGAKDVAVLRDGTEVLIPVQDLSVGDEFLVRPGEKIATDGVVVDGASAVDASMLTGEPVPVEVGPGDPVVGATVNAGGRLLVRATRVGTDTQLAQMARLVEEAQTGKAPVQRLADRISAVFVPIVIALAVATLGFWLGAGAGAEAAFTAAVAVLIIACPCALGLATPTALMVGTGRGAQLGILIKGPEVLESTRQVDTVVLDKTGTVTSGQMQLVEVLPAAGHAREEVLRLAGALEDASEHPIARAITAGARHELDVALPAVQQFSNSQGLGVSGIVDGHTVAAGRVSWMADEWAQHLDADLRAGLEVAESAGRTVVAVGWDGALRGLLVVADTVKPTSRQAVAELRALGLRPVLLTGDNARAARAIGAEVGIDDVVAEVMPADKVRVVRELQDAGRVVAMVGDGVNDAAALAQSDLGIAMGTGTDVAIEASDLTLVRGDLRAAVDAVRLSRRTLSTIKGNLFWAFAYNVAAIPLAVSGLLNPLIAGAAMAFSSVFVVTNSLRLRSFRAVSLDGAARTTGVDRRPVDAVASV, encoded by the coding sequence ATGACCTGCTCCTCCTGCGCCGCGCGGATCGAGAAGCGGCTCAACCGCATGCCCGGCGTCGAGGCAAGCGTCAACTACGCGACGGAGAAGGCGAAGGTCACGCTCCCCGAGGGCACGTCCCTCGCCGACGCCGTCGCTGTGGTGGAGGCGACCGGGTACACCGCTCGGCTGCGTCCGTCGGCACGCTCGCAGCCCGCTGCCGCTTCCGACGCCGCGGCGCCCTCCCGCGACGACGAGACCGCGGCGCTGCGACACCGGCTCGTGCTGTCCGCGGTGCTCACCGCGCCCGTCTTGGCGCTGTCGATGGTCGAGCCGCTGCAGTTCGACAACTGGCAGTGGCTCTCCCTGACTCTCGCGGCACCCGTCGTGGCGTGGGGCGCGTGGCCGTTCCACCGCGCGGCGTGGGCGAACGCCCGTCACGCCGCCGCAACGATGGACACGCTCATCAGTGTCGGCGTCCTGGCGGCCTTCGGATGGTCGCTCTACGCCCTCTTCTTCGGGGCGGCGGGCCGTCCTGGCATGCGCATGGCGTTCGACATCGTCCCCGACCGCGGCGGCGGCGGTCACGAGATCTACCTCGAGGTGGCCGCGGCGGTCACGGTGTTCATCCTCCTCGGGCGCTACTTCGAGGCGCGCGCCCAGAAGCGCTCCGGTGCAGCGCTCCGGGCGCTGATGGAGCTCGGCGCCAAGGACGTCGCGGTGCTGCGCGACGGCACCGAGGTGCTGATCCCGGTGCAGGACCTGAGTGTCGGTGACGAGTTCCTCGTCCGCCCCGGGGAGAAGATCGCGACTGACGGCGTGGTCGTGGACGGTGCGTCGGCCGTCGACGCGTCGATGCTCACCGGTGAGCCGGTGCCCGTGGAGGTGGGCCCGGGTGACCCCGTGGTCGGGGCCACGGTGAACGCCGGCGGTCGGCTGCTCGTGCGTGCCACCCGCGTCGGTACCGACACCCAGCTCGCGCAGATGGCTCGCCTTGTCGAGGAGGCGCAGACCGGGAAGGCCCCCGTCCAGCGACTCGCGGACCGGATCTCGGCCGTCTTCGTGCCGATCGTCATCGCTCTCGCGGTCGCCACGCTGGGGTTCTGGCTCGGGGCCGGGGCGGGCGCCGAGGCGGCGTTCACCGCTGCCGTTGCGGTCCTCATCATCGCGTGCCCGTGCGCGCTCGGTCTGGCGACGCCGACCGCCCTCATGGTGGGCACCGGCCGAGGGGCTCAGCTCGGCATTCTGATCAAGGGGCCCGAGGTGCTGGAGTCGACTCGCCAGGTCGACACCGTCGTGCTGGACAAGACCGGGACCGTCACGAGCGGGCAGATGCAGCTCGTCGAGGTCCTGCCCGCCGCCGGTCACGCGCGGGAAGAGGTGCTGCGCCTCGCCGGAGCGCTGGAGGACGCCTCCGAGCACCCCATCGCGCGCGCCATCACGGCCGGAGCGCGGCACGAGCTGGACGTCGCCCTGCCAGCCGTCCAGCAGTTCTCCAACAGCCAGGGGCTCGGGGTCTCCGGCATCGTCGACGGGCACACGGTCGCGGCCGGACGAGTGTCGTGGATGGCCGACGAGTGGGCTCAGCACCTCGACGCCGACCTGCGGGCCGGACTCGAGGTGGCGGAGTCGGCCGGGCGCACGGTCGTGGCCGTCGGCTGGGACGGCGCACTGCGCGGGCTGCTGGTCGTCGCGGACACCGTGAAGCCAACATCGCGGCAGGCGGTCGCCGAGCTGCGGGCGTTGGGCCTGCGACCGGTGCTGCTGACGGGCGACAACGCGCGGGCGGCACGCGCGATCGGCGCCGAGGTCGGGATCGACGACGTCGTCGCCGAGGTCATGCCGGCGGACAAGGTCCGGGTCGTGCGCGAGCTGCAGGACGCCGGCCGGGTCGTGGCGATGGTCGGCGACGGTGTCAACGACGCCGCCGCCCTCGCCCAGTCGGATCTGGGCATCGCGATGGGGACCGGCACCGACGTCGCGATCGAGGCGAGCGACCTGACCCTGGTCCGCGGCGACCTGCGAGCGGCCGTCGACGCCGTCCGCCTGTCCCGGCGGACGCTGTCCACGATCAAGGGCAACCTCTTCTGGGCCTTCGCGTACAACGTCGCGGCGATCCCCCTCGCGGTCTCTGGCTTGCTCAACCCGCTGATCGCGGGCGCCGCGATGGCGTTCTCGTCGGTCTTCGTGGTGACGAACAGCCTGCGCCTGCGCAGCTTCCGCGCCGTCTCGCTCGACGGGGCGGCGCGGACGACAGGCGTTGACCGGCGTCCGGTCGACGCGGTCGCGTCGGTCTGA
- a CDS encoding heavy metal translocating P-type ATPase yields MASQSTVLDVRGLHWATSEAVVEKALAHRPGVVEVNANAVSQTASVTYDPALTSVAQLTGWVRDCGYHCAGQSVPDHVCDPMSEPVTVDRHGASTVDGRGAPTTRALHDPHAGHAGQAPHGPDDAHDPGHPEHPSGGHGKSAHDRPSSGVSPHDAMGHGGHHGGGSMEDMARDMRNRFLLALLLSIPITLWSPIGREVLGFTAPTPFGLRDDVLALALSLPVIFYSAWIFFDGAARALRARTLDMMVLVAVGVGTGWVYSVAVTLSGGGDVFYEAATVLTTFVLLGHWVEMRARGGANDAVRTLLELAPAKAVVLRDGVETEVPTSQVVVGDLLLVRPGAKIPVDAIVEDGESEVDESMVTGESMPVAKSPGSEVIGASINTTGTLRVRAARVGADTALAQIVKMVQDAQNSKAPGQRLADRAAFWLVLVALVGGTGTFLVWLAAGASVPTAMLFAITVVVITCPDALGLATPTAIMVGTGLGAKRGVLFKNASALEASARIDTVVMDKTGTLTKGEPAVTDVIVDGIDDVDLLALVSAVERESEHPLARAIVSHATSAGAPVLTATGFRNVPGRGATATVDGRRVLVGNRRLMADEGVELGNLAARRDELAASGRTAVVVAVDGRAAGVVALADAARDTSSAAVAAMRGSGIQVVMLTGDNEATARRIADQLGIDTVIAEVLPGDKAARVAELQASGRRVAMVGDGVNDAPALARADIGIAIGAGTDVAIETADIVLMRSDPLDVPVALRIGKGTLRKMRQNLGWAIGYNALALPVAAGVFYPQFGVSLSPELAALSMSGSSVIVAANALLLKRLKLPSPQVAGGARHDPLRDGSGVAVRAEPH; encoded by the coding sequence ATGGCAAGTCAGAGCACGGTGCTCGACGTTCGAGGCCTGCACTGGGCGACGTCCGAGGCGGTGGTGGAGAAAGCGCTCGCTCACCGTCCGGGGGTCGTGGAGGTCAACGCGAACGCGGTGTCGCAGACGGCGAGCGTGACGTACGACCCTGCACTCACGTCGGTGGCTCAGCTCACCGGCTGGGTCCGCGACTGCGGGTACCACTGCGCCGGCCAGTCCGTGCCAGACCACGTCTGCGATCCCATGTCGGAGCCGGTGACCGTCGACCGGCACGGTGCCTCGACTGTCGACGGCCGCGGCGCCCCGACCACGCGAGCACTGCACGACCCGCACGCGGGTCACGCGGGACAAGCTCCCCACGGCCCGGACGACGCGCACGACCCCGGCCATCCGGAGCACCCGAGCGGTGGGCACGGCAAATCCGCGCACGACCGTCCCTCCAGCGGGGTGTCGCCGCACGACGCGATGGGCCACGGCGGTCACCACGGCGGTGGGTCGATGGAGGACATGGCCCGCGACATGCGCAACCGGTTCCTGCTCGCGCTGCTCCTGTCGATCCCGATCACCCTGTGGTCACCGATCGGCCGCGAGGTGCTGGGCTTCACGGCGCCCACCCCGTTCGGGCTCCGGGACGACGTCCTGGCGCTCGCACTGTCGCTGCCGGTGATCTTCTACTCCGCCTGGATCTTCTTCGACGGTGCCGCCCGCGCACTGCGCGCCAGGACCCTCGACATGATGGTCCTTGTCGCTGTCGGGGTCGGCACGGGGTGGGTCTACAGCGTCGCCGTGACGCTCAGCGGTGGCGGCGACGTGTTCTACGAGGCCGCGACGGTGCTGACCACCTTCGTCCTGCTCGGGCACTGGGTCGAGATGCGCGCCCGCGGCGGCGCCAACGACGCGGTCCGCACCCTCCTCGAGCTTGCGCCCGCCAAGGCGGTCGTACTGCGTGACGGGGTGGAGACCGAGGTCCCGACGTCGCAGGTCGTCGTCGGCGACCTCCTGCTGGTCCGACCAGGAGCCAAGATCCCTGTGGACGCCATCGTGGAGGACGGCGAGTCCGAGGTGGACGAGTCGATGGTGACAGGCGAGAGCATGCCGGTCGCGAAGTCGCCGGGCTCCGAGGTCATCGGCGCCTCGATCAACACGACGGGGACGCTGCGAGTTCGGGCGGCGAGGGTCGGGGCCGACACCGCCCTGGCCCAGATCGTCAAGATGGTCCAGGACGCGCAGAACTCGAAGGCACCGGGTCAGAGGCTCGCCGACCGCGCGGCGTTCTGGCTGGTTCTCGTGGCGCTCGTCGGGGGGACCGGCACGTTCCTCGTCTGGCTCGCTGCCGGCGCGAGCGTGCCCACCGCGATGCTGTTCGCGATCACCGTGGTCGTGATCACGTGCCCCGACGCCCTGGGGCTCGCGACGCCGACGGCGATCATGGTGGGCACTGGTCTGGGCGCGAAGAGGGGCGTCCTGTTCAAGAACGCGTCGGCGCTCGAGGCGTCCGCCCGGATCGACACGGTGGTGATGGACAAGACGGGCACGCTGACCAAGGGCGAGCCCGCCGTCACCGACGTGATCGTCGACGGGATCGACGACGTCGATCTGCTCGCCCTGGTCAGTGCGGTGGAGCGCGAGTCAGAGCACCCGCTGGCGCGCGCGATCGTGAGCCACGCGACGTCGGCCGGCGCGCCCGTGCTGACGGCGACCGGTTTCCGTAACGTGCCCGGACGCGGCGCGACGGCGACGGTCGACGGCCGGCGGGTCCTGGTCGGGAACCGCCGACTGATGGCCGACGAGGGCGTCGAGCTGGGCAACCTGGCGGCCCGACGGGACGAGCTGGCGGCTTCCGGGCGTACGGCGGTCGTCGTGGCGGTCGACGGCCGTGCGGCGGGTGTCGTCGCCCTGGCCGACGCGGCACGTGACACCTCGTCCGCGGCTGTGGCGGCGATGCGCGGCTCCGGCATCCAGGTGGTCATGCTGACCGGGGACAACGAGGCGACGGCGCGGCGCATCGCCGACCAGCTCGGCATCGACACGGTGATCGCCGAGGTGCTGCCTGGAGACAAGGCCGCGAGGGTCGCCGAGCTCCAGGCGTCGGGCAGGCGCGTGGCGATGGTGGGCGACGGCGTCAACGACGCGCCGGCTCTGGCGCGAGCGGACATCGGGATCGCGATCGGGGCGGGGACGGACGTCGCCATCGAGACAGCAGACATCGTCCTGATGCGATCGGATCCCCTCGACGTCCCGGTCGCGCTCCGCATCGGCAAGGGGACGCTGCGCAAGATGCGGCAGAACCTCGGCTGGGCGATCGGGTACAACGCGCTGGCTCTCCCGGTCGCCGCCGGGGTGTTCTACCCGCAGTTCGGGGTGAGCCTGAGCCCGGAGCTGGCGGCGCTCTCCATGTCCGGTTCATCGGTCATCGTGGCCGCCAACGCGCTCCTGCTCAAGCGGCTCAAGCTGCCATCGCCCCAGGTGGCAGGCGGTGCTCGCCACGATCCCCTCCGGGATGGCTCGGGAGTCGCCGTGCGGGCCGAGCCGCACTGA
- a CDS encoding DUF2933 domain-containing protein, producing the protein MNHSGFGHLKWMALTAAALFGVLLLLGNSVGDALRYAVLLACPLMMVAMMFGPHSGRGGHGGSETGMRPREDTDGRVDHHHSA; encoded by the coding sequence ATGAACCACAGCGGTTTCGGGCATCTGAAGTGGATGGCGCTGACGGCTGCAGCACTGTTCGGCGTCCTGCTGCTCCTCGGGAACTCGGTCGGCGACGCTCTGCGCTACGCAGTGCTGCTCGCCTGCCCGCTCATGATGGTCGCGATGATGTTCGGCCCGCACTCCGGGCGCGGCGGTCATGGTGGCAGCGAGACGGGCATGCGCCCACGCGAGGACACGGACGGGCGCGTGGACCACCACCACAGCGCGTAG
- a CDS encoding metal-sensitive transcriptional regulator, protein MTRHGTSKDQQLARLRRVEGQVRGIARMVEEDTYCIDVLTQVSAASRALQAVALGLLDDHLAHCVVEAARAGGPEQLAKLREANEAIARLVRS, encoded by the coding sequence ATGACACGGCACGGCACTTCGAAAGACCAGCAGCTCGCACGCCTGCGCCGGGTGGAAGGTCAGGTCCGGGGCATCGCGCGAATGGTCGAGGAGGACACGTACTGCATCGACGTCCTGACCCAGGTCTCGGCGGCCAGTCGGGCGCTGCAGGCGGTGGCGCTCGGGCTGCTCGACGACCACCTGGCGCACTGCGTCGTGGAAGCCGCCCGGGCGGGAGGTCCGGAGCAGCTGGCGAAGCTGCGTGAGGCCAACGAGGCCATCGCGCGCCTTGTCCGCAGCTGA